A genomic segment from Phragmites australis chromosome 6, lpPhrAust1.1, whole genome shotgun sequence encodes:
- the LOC133920927 gene encoding uncharacterized protein LOC133920927, protein MEAAATPASHLLHCGGFGRVAHLPALPGRRRRRGQLPRVRAVATEPKPSTSSSRPRPRSRNDISDTRFGEVSKEIQRVRKQMEQDEQLATLMRGLRGQNLRDEQFADDNVRLHLVEVESADNNEGLPLVYSPEIISAYWGKRPRAVATRFVQLLSVAGGFISHLISDLINKKLKENEVARAIELREIVTSLGPAYIKLGQALSIRPDILSPAAMTELQKLCDKVPSFPDDIAMALLEEELGQPWQEIYSELSPSPIAAASLGQVYKGRLNETGELVAVKVQRPFVLETVTIDLFIIRNLGLVLRRFPQVSIDVVGLVDEWAARFFEELDYVNEGENGTYFAEMMKEDLPQVVVPKTYNKYTSRKVLTTQWIEGEKLSQSTEDDVGSLVSVGVICYLKQLLDTGFFHADPHPGNMIRTPDGKLAILDFGLVTKLTDDRKYGMIEAIAHLIHRDYDAIVKDFVKLGFIPEGVNLDPILPVLAKVFDQALEGGGAKNINFQELAADLAQITFDYPFRIPPYFALIIRAIGVLEGIALVGDPEFAIVDEAYPYIAQRLLTDESPRLRSALRYTIYGKTGVFDAERFIDVMQAFENFIRAAKSGGGENLKGNMAELADIGTQPSLVPVFPMAIAQSEQPVKTRAALAFLLSERGNFFREFILDEIVKAIDAISREQLIQIATSFGIGNTTPVFSMVPVRARALLPTITKEDRLILNNVEKVVKFLTSGTATPTVNGDVNMVSVVQELLPVLPGISSKILPDVLSRLPSRVFARLIREAFL, encoded by the exons ATGGAGGCCGCGGCGACGCCGGCGTCGCATCTCCTGCACTGCGGCGGCTTCGGCCGCGTTGCGCACCTCCCGGCGCTCcccggtcgccgccgccgccgaggccaGCTCCCCCGCGTCCGCGCCGTCGCCACGGAGCCGAAgccgtccacctcctcctctcgccCCAGACCGAGGAGCCGTAACGACATCTCCGACACC AGGTTCGGGGAGGTGTCCAAGGAGATCCAGCGAGTTCGCAAGCAGATGGAGCAGGACGAGCAGCTCGCCACGCTCATGCGCGGCCTCCGCGGACAGAACCTCCGCGACGAGCAGTTTGCCGACGATAACGTCCGCCTCCACCTCGTCGAG GTAGAATCTGCGGACAACAATGAGGGGCTGCCTCTCGTGTATAGTCCTGAAATCATATCAGCGTACTGGGGCAAGCGTCCGAGGGCGGTCGCCACTCGCTTTGTGCAGTTGCTGTCTGTTGCTGGTGGTTTCATCTCTCATCTCATATCAGATCTTATTAACAAGAAACTCAAGGAG AATGAAGTAGCTCGTGCCATTGAACTGAGGGAAATTGTGACATCTCTGGGTCCTGCTTATATCAAGCTTGGGCAAGCACTAAGTATACGGCCAGATATTCTGTCCCCTGCAGCAATGACTGAGTTGCAGAAACTGTGCGATAAG GTTCCTTCATTCCCAGATGATATAGCAATGGCTcttttggaagaagagcttggtcAGCCTTGGCAAGAAATCTACTCTGAGTTATCCCCCTCCCCTATTGCTGCAG CATCTCTGGGACAGGTATATAAGGGCCGCTTGAATGAAACCGGAGAACTGGTAGCGGTCAAAGTGCAGAGACCATTTGTACTTGAGACTGTCACGATTGatttattcataattagaaacctGGGTTTGGTACTGAGGAGATTTCCACAG GTCTCCATTGATGTTGTTGGCTTGGTAGATGAGTGGGCCGCTCGATTTTTTGAAGAACTTGATTATGTAAATGAAGGGGAGAATGGTACCTACTTTGCTGAAATGATGAAAGAAGATCTTCCACAG GTTGTTGTACCAAAGACATACAATAAATACACATCTAGAAAAGTTCTTACCACACAGTGGATAGAGGGAGAGAAGCTGTCACAAAGTACAGAGGATGATGTTGGATCGTTGGTCAGTGTAGGAGTCATATGCTATCTAAAACAG TTGCTTGATACTGGATTCTTCCATGCTGATCCACATCCAGGAAATATGATTAGAACACCGGATGGAAAGCTGGCTATTCTTGATTTTG GGCTTGTAACAAAACTGACAGATGATCGAAAGTATGGAATGATTGAAGCAATAGCTCACCTTATTCATCGTGATTATGATGCAATTGTTAAGGACTTTGTGAAGCTTGGTTTCATCCCTGAGGGAGTTAACTTGGATCCAATCTTGCCTGTTCTGGCCAAGGTTTTTGATCAGGCACTTGAAGGAGGCGGTGCAAAGAATATTAACTTTCAAGAGTTGGCAGCGGATCTAGCACAGATAACTTTTGATTATCCATTCAGGATACCTCCATATTTTGCATTGATTATTAGAGCCATTGGAGTATTAGAAGGTATAGCTTTGGTGGGAGATCCTGAATTTGCCATTGTGGATGAAGCATACCCATATATTGCACAG AGGCTATTAACAGATGAATCACCTCGGTTAAGGAGTGCCTTGCGTTACACAATATATGGCAAAACCGGTGTTTTCGATGCAGAAAGGTTCATAGATGTTATGCAAGCTTTCGAGAATTTTATTCGTGCAGCAAAGAGTGGTGGTGGGGAGAACTTGAAGGGAAACATGGCTGAGCTGGCTGATATAGGAACTCAACCTAGTTTAGTTCCTGTATTTCCAATGGCCATAGCCCAGTCCGAGCAGCCAGTCAAAACTCGTGCAGCTCTTGCTTTTCTACTCTCTGAGAGGGGAAACTTCTTTCGGGAGTTCATTCTTGATGAG ATTGTCAAAGCCATCGATGCAATTTCGAGGGAGCAATTAATACAGATTGCTACATCTTTTGGGATAGGAAACACTACCCCAGTTTTTAGCATGGTTCCTGTTAGGGCCAGAGCGTTGCTTCCAACAATCACAAAGGAAGACAGACTCATCTTGAACAATGTCGAGAAGGTTGTAAAGTTCCTAACATCTGGGACCGCAACTCCAACAGTGAATGGG GACGTAAATATGGTGTCTGTAGTCCAAGAGCTTCTACCTGTGTTGCCGGGCATCTCATCGAAGATCCTACCAGATGTCTTAAGCCGGTTGCCATCGCGAGTATTTGCACGGTTGATCCGAGAGGCATTTTTGTAA
- the LOC133920320 gene encoding tubulin-folding cofactor A-like, with amino-acid sequence MATLRNLKIKTSTCKRIVKELRSYEKEAEKEAAKTADMKEKGADPYDLKQQENVLAESRMMVPDCHKRLETALTDLKATLAELKESNKQGAEIGEAESTIADVEAVVKPTED; translated from the exons ATGGCGACCCTGAGGAACCTGAAGATCAAGACGTCGACGTGCAAGAGGATCGTGAAGGAGCTGCGCTCGTACGAGAAGGAGGCGGAGAAGGAGGCGGCCAAGACCGCCGACATGAAGGAGAAGGGCGCCGATCCTTACGATCTCAAGCAGCAG GAGAATGTTTTAGCTGAGTCAAGGATGATGGTCCCAGACTGCCACAAGCGACTTGAAACTGCATTGACAGACTTGAAAGCAACACTG GCTGAATTGAAGGAGTCAAATAAGCAAGGTGCTGAGATTGGAGAAGCTGAGAGTACAATCGCGGATGTTGAAGCTGTAGTCAAGCCAACAGAAGATTAA